Proteins encoded within one genomic window of Deltaproteobacteria bacterium:
- the hemB gene encoding porphobilinogen synthase, translating into MNFPAYRPRRLRKSETLRRMVRETALSVDDLVLPLFITHGRDVKRPIESMPGHFQLSVDRTAQEAREIVSLGIPAVILFGIPEHKDEVGSSALATDGPVPRAVRAIKDAAPELCVITDVCLCEYTSHGHCGIIEKGDVSNDSTIEVLAREALSHAQAGADMVAPSDMMDGRVEAIRSMLDEEGFSSLPIMSYAAKYASAFYGPFRDAAESTPRFGDRRSYQMDPANSDEAIREVALDIEEGADIVMVKPALPYLDIIRRIRDDFDHPVAAYNVSGEYSMIKAAEKEGWIDGERAMMESLTAIKRAGADMILTYFAKDAARVLGR; encoded by the coding sequence ATGAACTTCCCCGCCTACAGGCCCAGGAGGCTGCGCAAGAGCGAGACCCTGCGGCGCATGGTCCGCGAAACGGCGCTCAGCGTCGACGACCTCGTACTCCCTCTCTTCATCACCCACGGCCGGGACGTGAAAAGACCCATCGAGAGCATGCCGGGACACTTCCAGCTCTCGGTCGACAGGACGGCGCAAGAGGCCAGGGAGATAGTGTCGCTGGGCATTCCGGCGGTCATCCTCTTCGGCATACCGGAGCACAAGGACGAGGTCGGCAGCTCGGCGCTCGCCACCGACGGACCCGTGCCCCGTGCCGTAAGGGCCATAAAGGACGCCGCGCCCGAGCTCTGCGTCATAACCGACGTCTGCCTCTGCGAGTATACTTCGCACGGTCATTGTGGTATCATAGAGAAGGGCGACGTAAGCAACGACTCCACCATCGAGGTGCTGGCCCGCGAGGCCCTCTCCCACGCCCAGGCCGGCGCCGACATGGTCGCACCGTCGGACATGATGGACGGCAGGGTCGAGGCCATACGCTCGATGCTCGACGAAGAGGGCTTCAGCTCGCTGCCCATCATGAGCTACGCCGCCAAGTACGCCAGCGCCTTCTACGGCCCCTTCCGCGACGCCGCCGAGTCCACGCCCCGCTTCGGCGACCGCCGCAGCTACCAGATGGACCCGGCCAACTCGGACGAGGCGATCCGCGAGGTGGCGCTCGACATCGAAGAGGGCGCCGACATCGTCATGGTCAAACCGGCCCTGCCCTACCTCGACATCATAAGGCGCATACGCGACGACTTCGACCATCCCGTGGCGGCCTACAACGTAAGCGGCGAATACTCCATGATAAAGGCCGCCGAGAAAGAGGGCTGGATCGACGGGGAACGGGCCATGATGGAGTCGCTGACGGCCATAAAACGGGCGGGCGCCGACATGATCCTCACCTACTTCGCAAAAGACGCGGCCCGGGTGCTGGGCCGGTAG
- a CDS encoding gamma carbonic anhydrase family protein — MRPYKGVWPRLHETVFVVESAEVIGDVEAGRDSSIWFGAVVRGDVNYIRIGEMTNVQDNSVLHVTGRTHPLVIGGEVTIGHSVTLHGCTIADRCLIGMGAVVLDGAVVGEGSIIAAGAVVRQGMEVPPRSLVVGVPGRVARAVTDGEYEGIKRSARNYVGYARDYMEEEAGGDV; from the coding sequence ATCAGGCCCTACAAGGGCGTGTGGCCCAGGCTGCACGAGACGGTCTTCGTCGTGGAGAGCGCCGAGGTCATAGGCGACGTGGAGGCGGGCCGCGATTCGAGCATATGGTTCGGCGCCGTCGTAAGGGGCGACGTCAACTATATCAGGATCGGCGAGATGACCAACGTGCAGGACAACTCGGTGCTCCACGTCACCGGCAGGACCCATCCGCTCGTCATCGGCGGCGAGGTCACCATAGGGCACAGCGTCACGCTCCACGGCTGCACCATAGCCGACCGGTGCCTCATCGGCATGGGCGCCGTGGTGCTCGACGGCGCCGTGGTCGGCGAGGGGTCGATCATAGCGGCCGGGGCCGTCGTGAGGCAGGGGATGGAGGTGCCGCCGCGAAGCCTCGTGGTCGGCGTGCCGGGACGGGTGGCCAGGGCCGTGACGGACGGGGAGTACGAGGGCATAAAGAGGTCGGCGCGAAACTACGTGGGCTACGCCAGGGACTACATGGAGGAAGAGGCGGGCGGCGATGTTTGA
- the ahbD gene encoding heme b synthase translates to MNPPMPKGHPHEVPGMEGDKATGKKKWLPKLIAWELTRSCNLDCIHCRAAARFGPYPNELTTEECLAMLDDVASFSSPIIIMTGGEPMLRDDIWEIARHGTDLGLRMVMAPCGFLVTEETARRMIDAGIQRVSFSIDGATAESHDDFRRVKGAFASVMTAIENVKKVGLDFQVNTTISRHNLHELPRILELVVSLGAKAHHPFLLVPTGRGEAMKDQEISPEDYEKTLTWFYEMRDKVPLQFKPTCAPHYYRIFRQKEREKGIAVRPETHGLDAMSKGCMGGQSFAFVSNTGKVQICGFLDVECGDIRKEPFSVVWENSEVFRQMRAWDDYNGRCGYCEYRSVCGGCRARAYAFTGDYMDEEPFCTYQPGEAARRARDAKKAAKGA, encoded by the coding sequence ATGAACCCGCCTATGCCCAAGGGCCATCCCCACGAGGTGCCGGGGATGGAAGGAGATAAAGCAACCGGCAAGAAGAAGTGGCTGCCCAAGCTCATAGCCTGGGAGCTCACGCGCTCGTGCAACCTCGACTGCATACACTGCCGCGCCGCCGCCCGTTTCGGCCCCTACCCCAACGAGCTCACCACCGAAGAGTGCCTGGCCATGCTCGACGACGTGGCCTCCTTTTCAAGCCCCATCATCATCATGACCGGCGGCGAGCCCATGCTGCGCGACGACATATGGGAGATAGCGCGCCACGGCACTGACCTGGGCCTGCGCATGGTCATGGCGCCCTGCGGCTTCCTCGTCACCGAGGAGACGGCCCGCAGGATGATCGACGCGGGCATACAGCGCGTGAGTTTCTCCATAGACGGCGCCACGGCGGAGAGCCACGACGACTTCCGCCGCGTAAAGGGAGCCTTCGCAAGCGTCATGACGGCCATAGAGAACGTCAAGAAGGTGGGCCTCGACTTCCAGGTGAACACCACCATCTCAAGGCACAACCTCCACGAGCTGCCCCGCATACTCGAGCTCGTCGTAAGCCTCGGCGCAAAGGCGCACCACCCCTTCCTGCTCGTCCCCACGGGCCGGGGAGAGGCCATGAAGGACCAGGAGATATCGCCCGAAGACTACGAGAAGACGCTGACCTGGTTCTACGAGATGCGCGACAAGGTGCCGCTCCAGTTCAAGCCCACCTGCGCCCCCCACTACTACCGGATCTTCAGGCAGAAGGAGCGCGAGAAGGGTATCGCCGTCAGGCCCGAGACCCACGGCCTCGACGCCATGAGCAAGGGCTGCATGGGAGGCCAGTCCTTCGCCTTCGTCTCCAACACGGGCAAGGTCCAGATATGCGGCTTCCTCGACGTCGAGTGCGGCGATATACGCAAGGAGCCCTTCAGCGTCGTATGGGAGAACTCGGAGGTCTTCAGACAGATGCGGGCCTGGGACGACTACAACGGCCGCTGCGGCTACTGCGAGTACCGTAGCGTCTGCGGAGGCTGCCGGGCCAGGGCCTACGCCTTCACCGGCGACTACATGGACGAGGAACCCTTCTGCACCTACCAGCCGGGCGAGGCGGCCAGGCGGGCAAGGGACGCTAAGAAGGCGGCGAAGGGGGCGTAA
- the cobA gene encoding uroporphyrinogen-III C-methyltransferase — MKKRGKAYLVGAGPGDPGLVTLKGLEAIREADTIIYDFLANRALLDHAREDARVVYVGKRGSEKTRTQEEINDLIIDEARRGRTVVRLKGGDPFIFGRGGEEAAALVEAGVPFEVIPGVTSATAAPACAGVPLTHRDLASTVTFVTGQEDPRKGRSAVDWGSLVRGGGTLVFLMAWKNLPLIVKSLISNGMDRKTPALAVRWGSLPTQVSAAGTLSEIETLVREKEIKAPMVLVVGAVVSLRERLNWFEKRPLFGRRIVVTRASEQAGSFASLLEARGAQPLLFPTIKTTPPPRWRELDQALARLDTYDWAVFTSVNGVRYFFRRLRRRGLDLRELKGVRLCAIGPATASALRELGLNVDLTPKKFVAESVIEALRARGIKGRRFLLPRALKAREVLPEAIRRLGGHIDVVPAYRTVRPVKQAALLRKTLREGGVDAVTFTSSSTVANFAALFRKGELTELLRDVKVACIGPVTAETAREAGLHVHIMPRRYTVPALADAIAEFFEEAGRPSVDPPAPSPRP; from the coding sequence TTGAAAAAACGCGGCAAGGCATATCTCGTCGGCGCCGGACCGGGCGATCCGGGCCTCGTCACGCTCAAGGGCCTCGAGGCCATAAGAGAGGCCGACACGATTATCTACGACTTCCTCGCCAACAGGGCCCTTCTCGACCATGCGAGAGAGGACGCCAGGGTCGTCTACGTGGGCAAGCGCGGCAGCGAAAAGACGAGGACCCAGGAGGAGATCAACGACCTCATAATAGACGAGGCCCGCAGGGGCCGCACCGTGGTGAGGCTCAAGGGCGGAGACCCCTTCATATTCGGCCGCGGAGGCGAGGAGGCGGCGGCGCTCGTGGAGGCCGGCGTGCCCTTCGAGGTCATACCCGGCGTGACATCGGCCACGGCCGCCCCGGCCTGCGCGGGCGTGCCGCTCACCCACCGGGACCTGGCATCGACGGTGACATTCGTGACCGGCCAGGAAGACCCCCGCAAGGGCCGGTCCGCCGTGGACTGGGGGAGCCTGGTGCGCGGCGGCGGCACCCTCGTATTCCTCATGGCCTGGAAGAACCTCCCTCTCATCGTCAAGAGCCTCATATCGAACGGAATGGACCGGAAGACGCCGGCGCTGGCGGTGCGATGGGGGAGCCTCCCCACACAGGTGAGCGCGGCGGGCACGCTCTCGGAGATAGAGACCCTCGTAAGGGAGAAGGAGATAAAGGCGCCCATGGTGCTCGTGGTGGGAGCGGTGGTGAGCCTGCGCGAAAGGCTCAACTGGTTCGAGAAGAGACCGCTCTTCGGCCGCCGCATCGTCGTAACGCGGGCAAGCGAGCAGGCCGGTTCTTTCGCCTCGCTTCTCGAGGCCCGCGGCGCCCAGCCCCTGCTCTTCCCCACCATAAAGACCACGCCGCCGCCGCGCTGGCGGGAGCTCGACCAGGCCCTCGCAAGGCTCGACACATACGATTGGGCTGTATTTACGAGCGTAAACGGTGTAAGATATTTCTTCCGCAGGCTGCGGCGCAGGGGGCTTGACCTGCGCGAGCTCAAGGGCGTAAGGCTCTGCGCCATAGGACCGGCCACGGCCTCGGCACTAAGGGAGCTGGGCCTCAACGTGGACCTCACGCCGAAGAAGTTCGTAGCCGAGTCGGTCATCGAGGCCCTCCGGGCCCGCGGCATAAAGGGCAGGCGCTTTCTTCTGCCCAGGGCGCTCAAGGCCCGCGAGGTCCTGCCCGAGGCCATAAGAAGACTCGGCGGCCATATAGACGTGGTGCCGGCCTACAGGACCGTGCGGCCCGTGAAGCAGGCCGCCCTCCTGCGCAAAACGCTCCGCGAGGGCGGTGTAGACGCCGTGACCTTCACCTCGTCGTCGACGGTCGCCAACTTCGCCGCCCTCTTCAGGAAAGGCGAGCTCACGGAACTGCTCCGGGACGTGAAGGTGGCCTGCATAGGGCCGGTGACGGCCGAGACGGCCCGCGAGGCGGGGCTCCACGTCCACATAATGCCCAGGCGCTACACGGTCCCCGCCCTCGCCGACGCCATAGCCGAGTTCTTCGAGGAGGCCGGCCGCCCCTCTGTCGATCCCCCCGCGCCGTCTCCCCGCCCGTAA
- the tilS gene encoding tRNA lysidine(34) synthetase TilS has product MLATVKETLRRHAMAAPGELVLAAVSGGVDSMVMLHVLCSLCGELGVRVAVCHVDHGLRGERSRRDAAFVRETAARLGLPFRETALDGEALKREGGSVQAAARKARYAFFREAAAELGAGRIATGHTADDQAETVLMRFLKGSGPRGLGGIPPVRGPFIRPLIEVGRDDVLAYARAAGVEWVEDDSNRDTRYLRNRLRLEVVPWLERRCNPALRRALVRTARLLRCDEEFLGAAAAALFSEALIERGGDAVVLDRAVIIGAHRSLSLRSLISAVGLVDPDVTLCSAHLEALASLVAGPAPNARLDLPGGLEARREYERLVVGRRRPPGGGAAAREIELDVPGDTFIEWARCAVEAGVVDASLNGAPPVEGIDPLTAYFDLDALRLPLVCRTRRSGDRLRPFGMEGRKKLKDLFMDRKVPGRLRDKALVIASADEIIWVAGLARSAAAPVTRATERILRLTCRNAEGPLAEIKDLE; this is encoded by the coding sequence ATGCTCGCTACGGTCAAAGAGACGCTGCGGCGCCATGCCATGGCCGCTCCCGGCGAGCTCGTGCTGGCCGCCGTTTCCGGTGGGGTGGACTCCATGGTGATGCTCCACGTGCTCTGCTCGCTCTGCGGGGAGCTCGGCGTGAGGGTGGCCGTCTGCCACGTGGACCACGGTCTCCGTGGCGAGAGGTCGCGCCGCGACGCCGCCTTCGTCCGTGAGACGGCGGCGCGCCTGGGGCTGCCCTTTAGGGAGACGGCGCTCGACGGCGAGGCGCTCAAGCGGGAGGGGGGCTCGGTGCAGGCGGCGGCGAGGAAGGCCCGCTACGCCTTTTTCCGCGAGGCGGCCGCGGAGCTCGGCGCAGGGCGCATAGCCACGGGCCACACGGCCGACGATCAGGCCGAAACGGTGCTCATGAGGTTTCTCAAGGGCAGCGGTCCGCGGGGGCTGGGGGGCATCCCGCCCGTGAGGGGGCCGTTCATAAGGCCGCTCATAGAGGTGGGCCGTGACGATGTGCTCGCCTATGCGCGGGCCGCGGGCGTGGAGTGGGTGGAGGACGACTCGAACCGCGACACGAGGTACCTGAGGAACCGGCTTCGCCTCGAGGTCGTGCCGTGGCTGGAGCGGCGCTGCAACCCGGCGCTTCGGCGCGCCCTTGTGCGCACGGCGCGGCTTCTCCGCTGCGACGAGGAGTTCCTTGGCGCCGCCGCGGCCGCCCTCTTTTCCGAGGCGTTGATCGAGCGCGGCGGGGACGCCGTCGTCCTCGACCGGGCCGTCATTATCGGGGCGCACCGCTCGCTGTCGCTGCGCTCGCTCATCAGCGCCGTCGGGCTCGTTGATCCCGATGTCACGCTCTGCTCAGCGCACCTCGAGGCCCTCGCCTCTCTCGTTGCGGGCCCGGCCCCCAACGCCCGCCTGGACCTGCCGGGAGGCCTCGAGGCCCGGCGCGAGTACGAACGGCTCGTCGTCGGCCGCCGCAGGCCGCCGGGTGGAGGGGCGGCGGCGCGGGAGATCGAGCTCGACGTGCCGGGTGATACGTTCATAGAGTGGGCCCGATGCGCCGTGGAGGCCGGGGTCGTCGACGCCTCCCTCAACGGAGCGCCGCCCGTCGAAGGCATCGACCCCCTCACGGCGTACTTCGACCTCGACGCCCTCCGCTTGCCCCTCGTCTGCCGCACGAGGCGAAGCGGCGACCGTCTCAGGCCCTTCGGCATGGAGGGACGCAAGAAGCTCAAGGACCTCTTCATGGACCGCAAGGTGCCCGGCCGGCTGAGGGATAAGGCGCTCGTCATCGCCTCGGCCGACGAGATCATCTGGGTCGCCGGCCTTGCGAGGTCCGCCGCCGCGCCGGTTACAAGGGCCACCGAGAGGATACTGAGGCTTACATGCCGGAACGCGGAAGGTCCGCTCGCCGAGATAAAAGACCTTGAGTAA